One Nitrospirota bacterium DNA segment encodes these proteins:
- a CDS encoding LptE family protein: MKHSRSFQWTVISLLCTLLLLSSCGYHMAGTGSHLQGGVRSVFIPVFENKTMEPIVEEEFTPAVIREFMQDARIEVADSSGADMVLKGEVLSYNETPVSFDASQNVLEYRIAVRTHLILLRDNPIWERDIVSTAEYTVSSDVMKTRIAKLSALREAAGNLAEEVVDRVLLGW, encoded by the coding sequence ATGAAGCATAGCAGGTCTTTCCAATGGACAGTAATTAGCCTCCTCTGCACGCTGTTACTCCTCTCATCGTGTGGTTACCACATGGCAGGGACTGGCAGTCATCTTCAGGGCGGTGTGAGGTCTGTTTTCATTCCGGTATTTGAAAATAAGACAATGGAGCCTATCGTGGAAGAGGAGTTTACCCCTGCTGTGATACGTGAGTTTATGCAGGATGCCAGGATAGAGGTTGCAGACAGTTCAGGGGCTGATATGGTATTAAAGGGGGAGGTTTTATCCTATAATGAAACGCCGGTTTCTTTTGATGCCTCACAGAATGTCCTCGAATACAGGATAGCCGTCAGGACCCATCTGATACTGCTCAGGGATAACCCCATCTGGGAGCGTGACATTGTCTCAACTGCAGAATATACTGTAAGCAGTGATGTCATGAAAACGAGGATCGCAAAGCTGTCAGCCCTGAGAGAGGCTGCAGGAAATCTTGCAGAGGAAGTCGTGGACAGGGTTTTACTGGGATGGTGA
- the holA gene encoding DNA polymerase III subunit delta yields the protein MAGISYTEFTGRFKGLKPSAVYLFTGGEQLFIDEGVRLAGDRFLEGGMREFNYDILSASDVSASTVTGIAETLPVMTSHRVVVVKDVDEWSSKEREGIISYINNPSPATCLILTAAKLDKREKFAATIDKKGVMVLCQPLSKNQLGGWIRQEARRAGKTIDEDAVSILADMAGSDLMSLRNDIEKLVLYCMDKKTISLNDVTTVSNNIRSVSVFEVTSAIFERRLKDAVRALKRALDEGEPPVRIFYFITREFRMMLRAVALIEGGELPDKAAIRVGVPAFKAGEFSQRLKKFDRTELHSMFGRLTDTESLLKGSAIKPSIVLEKLLLSVCGFVNPGSKP from the coding sequence ATGGCCGGAATTAGTTATACGGAGTTTACAGGGCGCTTCAAAGGGCTCAAACCATCTGCAGTCTATTTATTTACGGGTGGTGAACAGCTATTTATTGATGAGGGTGTCCGGCTTGCAGGCGATAGATTTCTTGAGGGGGGTATGCGTGAGTTTAATTATGACATATTATCCGCCTCAGATGTCAGTGCATCAACAGTTACGGGAATTGCAGAGACGCTTCCTGTGATGACCAGCCACAGGGTGGTGGTCGTAAAAGATGTGGATGAATGGTCATCAAAAGAGAGAGAAGGAATAATATCTTACATAAATAACCCATCCCCCGCGACATGTCTTATCCTGACGGCTGCAAAACTGGACAAGCGCGAAAAGTTTGCAGCAACGATTGATAAAAAGGGTGTAATGGTGCTTTGCCAGCCGCTTTCAAAGAATCAGCTTGGCGGCTGGATCAGGCAGGAGGCAAGGCGCGCCGGGAAAACAATAGACGAGGATGCTGTATCAATACTTGCAGACATGGCTGGGAGCGATCTGATGTCGCTGCGAAACGACATAGAAAAGCTGGTGCTCTATTGCATGGATAAAAAGACGATATCCCTTAATGACGTTACTACAGTGTCAAACAATATAAGGAGTGTTTCTGTCTTTGAGGTTACCAGTGCAATTTTTGAGAGGAGGCTGAAAGATGCTGTCCGGGCGCTGAAACGGGCGCTCGATGAGGGAGAGCCCCCTGTCAGGATATTCTATTTCATCACAAGGGAATTCAGGATGATGCTCAGGGCTGTTGCGCTGATTGAGGGAGGCGAACTGCCTGATAAGGCAGCTATCAGGGTTGGCGTTCCTGCATTCAAGGCAGGAGAGTTTTCTCAGCGTCTTAAGAAGTTTGACAGAACAGAGTTACACAGCATGTTCGGGAGGCTTACAGACACAGAAAGCCTCCTGAAGGGTTCTGCGATCAAACCTTCCATTGTGCTGGAAAAGCTCTTATTATCTGTTTGCGGATTTGTTAACCCGGGAAGTAAGCCTTGA
- the rpsT gene encoding 30S ribosomal protein S20, producing MALRHKSAIKRARQSEKRKLRNRAAMSTLKTLLKKVVVSAEGKAQDVQESLRTAVSFVDKAAGKGLIHKNKASRIVSRLTSRVNKSANR from the coding sequence GTGGCACTAAGACACAAATCAGCCATTAAAAGGGCCAGGCAGTCAGAGAAAAGAAAACTCAGGAACAGGGCAGCCATGTCTACCCTTAAGACCCTGCTCAAAAAGGTTGTTGTCTCTGCTGAAGGTAAGGCTCAGGATGTGCAGGAAAGCCTGCGGACCGCTGTATCGTTTGTTGACAAGGCCGCCGGCAAAGGCCTGATCCACAAAAACAAGGCCAGCAGGATTGTTTCAAGGCTTACTTCCCGGGTTAACAAATCCGCAAACAGATAA